From the Terriglobia bacterium genome, the window GCATCTCGCCGCGGACCACCACATCAGACACGGCAAAACGTCCGCCGGGTTTGAGCACGCGGAAGGCTTCGCGCAGGACGCGGTCTTTGTCGGCTGAGAGATTGATCACGCAGTTGGAGATGATTACGTCCACGGAGTTGTCAGGCAGGGGAATATGTTCGATTTCGCCTTTGAGAAACTCAACGTTGGTGACGCCAGAGTTCTTCTGGTTTTCGCGCGCCAGGGCCAGCATGTCGTCGGTCATGTCCAGGCCGTAGGCTTTGCCGGTGGGGCCCACGCGCCGCGCGGACAGCAGAACGTCAATGCCGCCGCCGGAGCCGAGATCCAGCACAGTCTCGCCGGGACGCAACTCAGCGAGGGCGGTGGGATTGCCGCAACCCAGCGACGCCTTGACGGCTTGTTCGGGCAGGACGCTGGTCTGCGAGGCGTCATACAAATCGCGGGTGATGGGATCAACATCTCCACAACTTGCGGCGCCGCCACAGCAGGAATTTCCCGCTCCGGCAATCACCCGCCGGGCCGCTTCTCCGTACTTCTCTTTGACCACTTCTTTGATGTTGGTTTCACTCATGATTCAACTCCTTTATCGGCAGCAGACGATCTTCTGCGGCTCAACGGCTTTGTTGCGGGTGCAGCACTCGGCGTAAAGGAACCCCAGCAGTTCCTGCAGCGCCGCACAGTTGGCGGTGTAGCGCAAGAACGTGCCTTCGCGCTGGACCGCGACCAGATCCTCGTTCTTCAGCTTGTCCAGATGGTGCGACAGAGTGGAGGCGGGAATTTCCAGTTCCTCGCCGATCTCATTGACCACCATGCCATCCGGGTGGGCGGAGAGCAGCAGGCGCACAATGCGCAGGCGAGGTTCCGTTCCCATGGCGGAAAACATGTCCGCGTAACGGGCGACGTCGTCAGGGTTGGGTTTGGCCACGGCAACTCCTTCTATAATTCTATTATCATAGAAATATAGAATAAGGCAAGGGGAATTTGCGGTTGGGAAATCCAAAGACGTGGTTGGCTTTATTTGCGTCACAGGCAGGGGCCCGTCGTGAGAACGCCCTGACACGGCATGGTAGGTGACAGATTCTCGGGATCCTTCGACTGCGCGACGCCATGCTGCGCAGCGTCGCTTCGCTCAGGACGACATTCCTCGGGTGATATCGTTTAAAGGCCGGTCAAGGTTTTGAAGAGACTTACCTTTGGTTCGTCGAGAGCAACATCGGCCTTTGCTGCGCGAAGTGGGTGTCACCCAGCGGGCGGCTTCTTGCGCACGTAGAGCAGCTTGTCAATTTCGGCAACCACGTTGCCGTCGCTGTCCATGACGTTCACCTGGAACTGCGGTTCGGTCTTGCCTTGGGCGTCGGCGGCGGCCTTGATCTCAGCGACTCTCTCCGCGGAGACATGGAACACGGCTTTGACCACGCCCTTGCCCGGCTTTTTGAAGCGGATGGTGGCGGCCTTGTCCCATACGATGTAGTCCGGGCCGAGAATGTTGATCAGCATGAGCATGTAAAAGGGGTCGCACATGGAGTAGAGCGACCCGCCAAAGTGCGTGCCTACGTAGTTGCGGTTGTAAAAGCGCAGCGGCATTTCCACGCGGATGGTGGTGAAGTCGTCGGCAATCTCAGTCACGCGCACGCCGGCGCCGAGGTAGGGCGGATAGAACCTCAGCCTGCGATGGAGTTTCTTTGCGGTCATCGCCATGATTGCTTCCGCAGAAGCCCTCAGCTATTTCTTTGCAGGATCGTCGGCCGCGTTGACGTAGGCGCGCTTGAACGGTCCCAGCCCCTGCGTCTGAATCACCGTCTCTCCGTGGGCGGTGGCAAAGTGGCTCTGTCCAGGCGGGACGGACACCATGGATCCCGGCGGCAGGTTCTGCAGTTTGCTGTCATCCCAGGTGTCGCCGGAGCCGATGCGTAGCTCTCCGCTCAGCACTGTGGTGGTCTCAGTGACCGGATGGCGGTGCGGAGCGATCTTGTAGCCGTCAGGCATTTTCAGGCGCAGCACAAACGGACCGTCGCTGGTTGGGTCGCCAGACAGGACGGCAATCATCGCACCGGGTGGCAAGCCCGCAGGGACCGGCTTCCAGGCGATTTTGTCCGGCGTAACAACCGTGACGCTGGGCGCAGAAGCCTGTGCCGGCGGGGCCTGAGCGGAGGGAGCTTGCACAGCGACCAGGACTACGACAAGGGCGAGCAACAACAAGAGGGCTGCTGAAGATTTACGCATGGTCTCTCCTGAAGGTGAAGCATCACCGGGCGAGATTGTACACTTGATTGCTTACCTGGAGGTGGACCATCGCACACCAACGAATCAGAAGCGCGGGGACCGAGAAAGCCAACCTGCCTTTCAGTGACGCCGTGTGGGCCGGCGACACGCTGTATCTCAGCGGCCACATCGGCTTTGATCCCCACACCGGCGAGCTGCCGGCAACGGCCGAAGAAGAAGCCACAGCGGTGATGGACGCATTCAAGAAAACGCTGGAAACCGCCGGGCTGCAGATGAGCGATCTGGTTTTTATGCAGATCTTCTGTCCGGACGTGAGCCTGTTCGGCGAGTTCAATACCATCTACCGGACGTATTTCAAGGATGGTGAGTATCCAGCGAGGGCCTTTCTGGGGTCCGGCCCGCTGCTGTTCGACGCGAGATTTGAAGTGCAGGGAATTGCCGTGAAAAGCTGACGCCTTGGCTATTCCGCCGTGGTTGGGTCAATGATGGTTCGTACCTCGGACACTTTGTTGGCAGGGAATCCACCCAGCCGGGCGTGCTCGCGGACGGATTTCTCATCCGGAGCGATGTACACGCAGTAGATCTTGTCCTGCGTCACAAAGCTTTCCACCCACTGGATCTGCGGACCCATGTTCTTGAGCACTCCGCACGACTTCTGCGAGATGGCTTGCAGTTCTGCCGGCGTCAAATTGCCGGCGCCGGGGATTTCCCGTTCGATGACATATTTAGGCACGCTTGCCTCCTGAGGGATGGTCATTTGCGACGGCTATCAAGGTAGCACATCATGGGCGGGAGCCAAGCGGATTTTGCGAATGCGCGCCTCTTGCGCATGCACGATGCAACGCTGATTTGTTTGATTCTAGTTGCCTTCGTTTCGCGTGTTCGGTAGACTCGTCGCCAAATATTCAGGCTTGTCTCTGCCCTCTTGGTCCGCGCCAGGGAGGGCACTCCGATGTTGGAGCGCAAACGTATGGTACTGAGAAACTCGTCTCGCGAAAAAGGATCGGTGTTCGGCAATGTACTTGCTGTAGCCGGTATCGTAGTCGCTATCGTTGGCATCATTGTGGGACTTCTTTCTCCAGAGTTCCGTCGCTTTCTCCACGTTGACGATTCCATTAACAAATCGTCATATCGAGTGGGGTACGTAGTTCCGTGGATAAGCTTCTACGAATTTGAAAGGGGCAAGTCTCACGGCCCTGATCCGGAAGACATTCAAGAGTTGATGAAACAGAAGTGGGCGGAACTGGACAGCAATCTCAAGGATCTTGAAATCGTCGTCGATGCGCACAGCTTAGACTTCAAGGCTTCGGACGGTGATTACGGAAACAGTCCTGCCGCTGATTTTTTTTTCGACAAGATAGGCTCTAAGCACGGGGAGCAAAGTCGCCAAGCCTATAAGCTGGGCGTGATGGTAATGGCGACTTTTTGGATGTGCCAGCGAAAGCAGTTTGTTCGCGACGACGCTTTAAGGACGCTCGCTAAGCTAAATGATGCTGCAAAGCCTTTTGGCATAAAGCCCATTGCTAGCAGCGAACTTGAACGAGCGGATGGACCTGCAAATATCAATAAGGAACTTCAGTCACTAGCACAGGATATGGATGCTCGTGTGAGAAAGAAGCTGTAGTCCGCTCGCCGGTCTCGCGGCGGAGGAAAGCTAAACCATCTTGAGTAGCCGTTCACGCCTTTGCTCCCAGTCGTCGCTGGAAAAGATGTTGGGGCCAACTTCAATCAGGCGGGGAAGCATGTTGAAGACGGAAACCGGAGTCCAGGTGCCGCCGTTGCGGGTGCGCAGGCCGCGCTTGTTCAACTCAGAGGCCACCAAGGTAATGGAATAGTCCTGCACGATCAGCTCCATCATCTGCACCAGGACGTCGCGCTCCCGCGGATCTTCTTCCAGGCGGCTGCAGTCAGAGGCCACGCGCAGTCCGTAAGGGATTTCTTCCACGATCACCGGATGCTCACTCTCACCGGGGATCTCGCGCCGCCATTCGATGGCCACCAGCTTCCAGCCGGCTTCTGACTTCTGCTTCATGTAGTCCAAATCCACAGAGCCTGTTACCACTTCGCGAATCCGTTCAATCTTTGCCATGGCTGTGAGTCCTTATATATATGGGAGTGACGGAGACCGGCCATGTAAACCGGCTTCCGGGTGGTACGCAGGTCAGTTCAGAGCAAGCTCCATGCCAAGGATCGCGCCAGCGTAAGTATGCGGTGCAGAGCAACATAGAACAACGCGATGATTAGTTGGCAACGGTGGAGATGAGCGTTTGTGGGACGTTCGCGTCCGAAAGCGGACAGTTTTCATCGGCGCGGGCGACGAATCGCCACACTTTGGCGACGAGAGACCATCTAAGAAGCAGGAGCGAAAAAGTCCCATGATACGAAGGATCAAGTCGGGCGAATACCGGCTGTATTCGCGGAAAATCAATCCCAAGACCGGCAAGCGGCGCAATCTGGGCACGTTCCCGACGCTGGAGCAGGCCAAGCAGCACGAGCGCGAAGTGCAATTCTTCAAGCGGCGCGCCGCGGGCTGACAGTCTCGTACACGTCCGCGTGAGGCCGTGCTTAGATGCGCGTGGTAGAATCCGCGCGAGCATTCATCCTTGGCCAAGAAACCTCCTCGATTCGCATGACCACGCCACCGTCTCAGGCTTCACCCAGCAAGCCTTCGCTGAGAAGATCTATGAGTTTGGCCCACGCCACGGCCATGGTGGTAGGCATTATTCTGGGCGCGTCCATCTTCATTCAGCCTTCTGAGATCACTCGCCTGGTGCCCAGCGTGCGCGGACTGCTGCTGGTATGGCTGGCGGCTGGCGCTCTCACGTTTTGCGGGGCCCTCGTCTGCGCCGAGCTGAGTTCCGCATTTCCCGATACCGGCGGCGTGTACGTCTTTCTGCGGCGCATCTTCCATCCGGCCCTGGGATTCCTTTGGGGATGGGGAATGTTCTGGAGCATTCATTCGGGAATCATCGCCGCCATCGCCGTGGTGCTGGCGCGCTACGTTGGATACTTTTTCCCGCTCAGCGAGTGGGGCACGCGTGGCGTAGCCATGGCGGCCATCCTGTTGTTGTCCGTCATCAACTACCTGGGTGTGAAGCCAGGAAGCGCATTGCAGGTGGCGCTGACGGCGGTGAAGGTCGGCGCGATCGTGATCCTGGTGGCGCTGCTGTTCTGGTTTGGGGGACCTGCGCATCAAACTTCGGTTCATGAAAGTTCGGCTCATGAAGGCTGGGCTGATGAAAGCTCGGCGCAGCACAATTCGGCCCAAGCGGCTGCTTCCGCCGCGGGCGAACTGAGCACCGTGTCGTTCTCGGCATATGCGCTGGCCATCGCCGCCGGGCTGTTTGCCTTTGGCGGATGGCACATGGTGACCTACGCTGCGGGTGAGACGCGTGATCCTGAACGCACGCTGCCCCGTGCCTTGATGGCCGGCGTCGCCGTGGTGACTGTGTGTTACGTCCTGCTCAATGCCGCTTACGTTTACGTAATGCCGCTGGGCGACGTGGCGCGTTCGTCGCGAGTGGCCGCCGACGCCACGGAAAAAGTTCTGGGCGCGGGCGTGGGCGGCGCGATTGCCGTGCTGGTGGTCATCTCGGCGCTGGGCGGGCTGAACGGTATCATCCTGGCCGGACCGCGCGTGTACTACGCAATGGCCCAAGACGGACTCGCGTTCCGCTGGATGGCGGCCGTGCATCCACAGAGGCAGACGCCGTACCTGGCCATCGCCGCACAGGCTGCCTGGTCGTGCGTGCTGGTGGGAACCAACAGTTATCGCCAACTTTTCACCCGAGTGGTGTACACGGAATGGTTGTTTTTCGCCCTTCTCGCCTGTGGTTTGTTCGTGCTTCGGAGAAATTCGCAATACAATCCCCAGTTCCTTGTGCGCGGATACCCTCTGGTTCCGCTGGTGTTCATTGCGGCGTCTCTGGCCATTGCGCTGAACCAGGTACGCGCCAACCCGCGTGACAGCGCCATCGGTTTAGGCTTGCTTGTCGCTGGACTTCCCGTGTACTTTGTCTGGACGTTATTGCAAAACAACCCACGGGACGCCCGCACGAATGCCAATCGTTGACTTCCACAACCACTACTATCCGCCCGAGTACATCAAGGCACTGGAGCAGGGCCCAAGCGCCGTCCGCATCACTTACGACCAGGAAAAGAACCCCTGCCTGCACTATCCCGGCGACTACAACGTAGCCGTCCGCGGCCACCGCGACATTGATTATCGCGAGGAAGTGTTGCGCGAGCAGGGAATTGATACCCAGGTCATCACCCTCACCACGCCAGGAACGCATATCGAAGAGCCGCCGACCGCCGTCCGACTGGCTGCACTGGTCAACGACTGCTTTGCCCGCGTCGTCGCCGATAAACATGGCCGCTTCGCCGCGCTGGCGACTCTGCCTCTGTGCAATCCCGCGGCGTCAGTGGCGGAGCTGCGCCGCGCCATGGGGCAACTCAAATTTCCCGGCGCCATGGTCTTCAGCAACGTCAACGGCGTGGCGCTGAGCGACCAGCGCTTCTGGAAGCTGTGGGAAACGGCCAACGAACTGGGCGCTGTCATCCATATTCATCCGACCAACCCCGTCGGCGTGGAAGCCATGCTCGACTACTGGCTCATGCCGCTGGTCGGCTTCCTCATGGACACCACGCTCGCCGCCGCCAGCCTGGTCTTCAGCGGCGTGCCGGAACGCTTTCCCCGCATCCGCTGGGTTCTCGGACACCTGGGCGGTGCGATCCCGTATCTTGCCGAACGTCTGGACCGCGGCTATGAAGCCTTTGCCGAATGCCGCAAGAACATTTCCCGTCCGCCTTCGTCGTATCTCAAGCAGTTCTATTTCGACACCGTGAACTTCGATCCGCGCGCGCTGGAGCTGGCGGTCAGCTTCGCCGGCGCAGATCATATCCTGGCCGGCAGCGACTACCCGCACGCCATCGGCAGCATTCCCAAAATGCTGGAGAGCTTGCAGGCCATGCAGGTGCCGGAGGAAGACAGAAAGAAGATACTGGGAGGGAATGCGAAGAGCTTGCTGCGGACTTAGTGAACATCCACCACGGAGACACGGAGGCACGGAGAACAGCAAGCCTTGGTGTAGCTTCCCTGGCGGTCTCTTCCTGCAATCTGATCCGCGCTCATCTGCGTCAATCCTCGGCCCCCGGCCTTTCTCCGTGCCTCCGTGTCTCCGTGGTGAATCCGCGTCTTCCATGCTAGAATCGCGGCTCAATCCTCATGGCCCGTAAAGTCTCACTGTTCGTGCCGTGTTTTGTTGACCAGCTTCTGCCTGAAGTTGCGGTGGACACGGTCACAGTGCTGCGCCGTATCGGCTGTGAAGTCAGCTTTCCCCCGGACCAAACCTGCTGCGGACAGCCCGGCTTCAATTCCGGCTACTGGGATGAAGCGCGCCCCTGCGCCGAGCGTTTCCTGCGCGTGTTCAAAGACGCCGAGTGCATCGTGTGTCCGTCGGGTTCGTGCACGACAATGGTGCGGGTGTTCTATCCCGAGCTGCTTGCCGCAAGCTCGCACAAGTCTGACGCCGTGGCCATCGGCAAGCGCACGTTTGAGCTTTCTGAGTTCCTGGTCAAAGTCGCCGGTGTGACCGACGTTGGCGCCAAGTTTCCTCACACCGTTACTTATCACGCCAGTTGCCACGGACTGCGCGAGCTGAACCTGCGCGATGAACCACTCAAGCTTCTTCGCGGCGTGGCTGGGCTGAAGCTGGTAGACATGGCGCGCCACGACGAATGCTGCGGCTTTGGCGGGACGTTTGCCACCAAGTTTGAAAGCATTTCCGCGGCGATGGGCGTTTCCAAGGCCGACAACGTCGCGGCCACCGGTGCCGAGTTCGTCACCGCGATTGATCCCAGTTGTCTGATGCACGTCCAGGGGATTCTGGGAAAGCGCAACGACAAGGCGAAAGCCATTCATCTGGCCAGCATTTTGGCGAGTGAGGGCACATGATGAAGGCTTTTTGTCGCTCCGCTAACGCTGCGCTCCGGCCTACGGCAGTAGGGAAGGAATTTTTCGCGCCCTTAACGGCACGACTGAAGTCGTGCCCTGATACGAATCTTCTTTCCGAGGGGTGTGCACCATGAGCGGCGCGTCGCCTGCCAACCTGGCGGAAAAATTCCTGCGCGACGCGGCGGAGAAGTCCGCTGACCTGGTCCACCGCGAGATTATCCGCAAGGGCATGGAGAGCTATGACGTGGCGCACCAGAAAGGCCGCGCCCGCTTTGCCGATTGGGAAGCTGCCCGCGCGCGTTGCCAGGAGATCAAGCGCGAAGCCATCAACAATCTGGACAAGTACCTGCTCCAGTTTGAAGCCAAGGTGATCGAGCACGGCGGCAAAGTTTTCTGGGCCGCCACCAGCGAAGAAGCCTGCCAATATGTGACCGAACTTGCGCAGCGCCACAAAGTAAAAACCGTCGTTAAGTCCAAGAGCATGGTCACGGAAGAGATACACCTGGCGCCGGCGCTGGAGAAAGTCGGCTGCACGGTGTTGGAGACTGACCTGGGTGAATACATTGTCCAGCTTCGGCATGAAGGTCCGTATCATATTGTTACGCCGGCCATGCATTTAGACCGCAAGCAAATTGGCGATCTTTTTCGCGACAAATTCAACGAACCGAATTTGTCCAACGATCCGCAGGAACTGGTGGCGGCGGCGCGTCGCCAGCTACGCAAAGCGTTCTTCGCCGCCGAGATGGGCATTTCCGGCGCGAATTTCCTGGTCGCCGACAGCGGCTGCATCGCTGTCAACACCAACGAAGGCAATGGACGACTGAGCACCGGAGTCCCGCGCCTGCACGTGGCGGTGACGGGAATCGAAAAAGTCATTCCGCGCCTGGAAGACTTGGCGACTCTGTGGCCGGTGCTGGCGACGTCGGGCACCGGTCAGCCGATCACCACGTATGCCAGCCTGATCGGCGGGCCCAAGCGTCCGGGTGAAGCCGACGGCCCCACGGAATTCCACGTCGTTCTGGTGGACAACGGACGCAGCAGTCTGCTGGCGCATCCGGAAGAACGCGAAGTGCTGCATTGCATCCGCTGCGGCGCGTGCCTGAACATTTGCCCGGTGTTTCGCCACATCGGCGGACACAGCTACGGCACGCCGTATCCTGGACCCATCGGCAGCGTGCTGGTGCCGCAACTCGAAGGCGAAAAGTTCAAGCATCTTTCTTTCGCGTCGTCGCTGTGCGGCGCGTGCACCAGTGTCTGTCCAGTCAAGATTGATCTGCACCACCATCTGCTGCACAACCGCCGCGACTTCACCAAAGCCGGCACGGGCAAACTCACCGACCGTCTCAAGTTCCGCATGTGGAGCGCGGCCATGCGCAGCCCGGCGCTCTACGCCATGGGCGGATGGTTCACCCGCGCCAGCTTGCGCGCCATTTACGGCATGGGCATGAGCGGCTCCGCGCTGGACCCGATGCGCGCATGGAACCACAGCCGCGCCGGCGTGCCGTTGCCCAAAGAGTCTTTCCGCGCAAGATGGAAGAAAGGCCTTGGCGATGTCAAATAATCCCAGCCGCGAATTGATTCTCGAGCGCATTCGCGCCGGGCTGAAAGCCGCTCCGGCAGCGCCCGCGACTGCGGTGGCGTCGTTTGAGCAAGCCGCGCCGATCTTTCGTCTGGTGGAAAAGCCGCTGGAGCGTTTCCAGCAGGAAGCCAAAGCCAACCTGATGGAGGTTTTCCCGGCGGCGGACGCGTCCGCCAGCGTGCAATGTCTTTCGCGTGTGGTGCAGGCGCTTCCCCAGGGAGAAATCTTTGTTCAGGACGCTCCGGTGCTTCGCCGCATGGTGGACGCGGCGCGCATCAACCGTCCGGTGCGCTGGTCATTCCAGGGCGGGCCCACGGAGGCGTCACAAGCCACCGTCACGCTGGCCGACGCGCTGATTGCGCAGACCGGATCCATCTTTGTGACGGCCGCCTGCGGCGGACGCGGCGCGTCCGTGGTGGCGCCGGTGCATATCGTGTTCGCGACCACCGGCCAGATCGTCCCTGACCTGCTCACCGCGCTGCGCAACGCCAAGCAGCAAAACAAGCTCGACCAAAACTCCTTCGCCTGCGTGATCAGCGGCTCCAGCCGCACCGCCGACATCGAAAAGATCCTGGTCCAGGGCGCCCACGGGCCAACGCGGCTGGTGGTGATTCTGCAGAGCGGCGGGTAGGCGAAGCGCCTGATTGCCGTGATCGGAAAAACCCTTAACCACAAAGGACACGAAGGAACACGAAGAACAGGACGGGGTGGCCTGCGCTTTTGCCCGGTTTTGGCGAAGCGTGGGGATCAAACGGCTAAATTGAGAGCTTGCTGTGTGGCGATTTCCCCAGCGCTGATCAGCCGTTCGGTTGAGCGGCGGCCGGGCACGTATCCCGCCAGCGGAACACGAGGCTGGATGACCAAGTCAGCCGCCTGGACCGATCGCAGATAGTGATTCGGGTAGAACCACTGATTGGCGCGGCGGGCGGAGTTGAATCCAAGCTGGCGGGCGAACGCGCTCCAGGCCCATACGTCGGACGCGATCACGAATTCCGCGCCCAGTTTGCGGCAGGCTTCAGTAGGAAGAACGCAGGAGATTCCGCCGTCTTTGAGTTTTTCGCCTTCGCGCAGCACCGGCCAGCGCAATCCAACGAGAGCGCAACTGGCGTTGATCGCGGACGCCAGGTTGCCGGCAAGCAGCACGCGCGGTTGCTGGTCAGCCGTCGCAGTAGCTACGGCCGCAAACGGCAGGCTGAGATCAGAAAATTCAAGCGGCAAGCGCTGCCGGCAGAAACTTTCAATGCCTCGGCCGTTCAACAGGCTGGGCCAGAAGACGTCGTGGGCCATGGCGGTGAGCCCTTGCCAGCCCATCCCGGCAGCCATCCCCGCGCCGACGAGGCTCCCGGCGCTGGTTCCAGTCACCACGCAGGGATGTATGCCCAACTCAGCCAGGGCTTTGATGACTCCGATGTGCGCGATGCCGCGGACCGATCCTCCGCTGAGCGCCAGACCGACGCGCAGGGAACGGAGGTGGGCGAGGTTCGGCATCGATAGGTCAATTATAGTGGTGAGCGAATAAAGACGGCTACACAAGGAAGAGCACGTCGCATGCAGTTGGTAGGATGCTTGTATTCCACTCTTTCGCCGAAGCTGAAAAACCAGCTGCCAGCTTCCGCGAAAGGATGGGGCGCCCGGCTAACCACATTCTTGATACATTTGGAAGGACAACGAACGGGAATGGAAATTGACGACAACATTCACGAAGCCCTGTTCTCGGACACCACACTGACCCTTGGTGAACTCCACTGGACGGTACTGAAGGCTGCCAGGACCATGGAGCGGGAACGATGGGACAAGGTGGAACTCGAATTTGGATGTCGGTATGAGGACACGGAATTCGGCAAAGAAATTGGAATGGATGAAATCCACTGGTGGATTTTCGAAAAAGAGCCTGATATCGATGAATTGCTTGCAAAATCGGAGGAGGCGCTGAAAGCGGCTCAGGTTCTGAAAGTCGCCTCTGCGAACTTTAAAGCGAGCGAGCCAGAGTCATACCAGAAATTACTCTTGAGCCTCCGAAATTTCGCGGAGCAGCACCGGAATCAAATCGATGCATTACACGATTACGTGATGTGGCTTGCGAAGCGCCATCCGATGGCCCCACGCATACTGTTCACGTACCGTGTCTGGGGATCTACTCGGATGGCTGATCGCGATTTCAATGTTGACAATGAAGAAACGGCCCGGTCGGACTTGAGCAAACTACGCGCGGTCACCGAAATAGTTTTGGGCGTTCGGCATAGTGGATGGCTTGTGTACGACAAGGTGGAGGGGGAGTTGGGCTACGAAATGTACGAGAGCATGGACCCTGAAGACACGCCGGACGACGCCGTGATTGTGGTTCCTGAGGGACAGGTGGTCAGAAGAACAGCGTACGAAGTGTACGACAACTGCGCCACGTATTTCGCTGAAACCAGGGATTCTCTGAGGAACATTGTTGTTGATATTTACAAGATGAAAGACCAGCGGGACCTGTTTCAAAGCGACAAGTTCTGGCGGGAATTCATCCCAAAGGCGGCAAAGGCGAAAACGGCCGAACAGCAGCTATGGGACTTCAAGGAAACGCTCACGGTTTGGCATCCTGTGAAAAACGAGGAGGATCGACGTAAGGCGAGGGTCATATTCGCGGAGGATGTTGCAAGTTTTGCGAACACGTCTGG encodes:
- a CDS encoding DUF4442 domain-containing protein — encoded protein: MAMTAKKLHRRLRFYPPYLGAGVRVTEIADDFTTIRVEMPLRFYNRNYVGTHFGGSLYSMCDPFYMLMLINILGPDYIVWDKAATIRFKKPGKGVVKAVFHVSAERVAEIKAAADAQGKTEPQFQVNVMDSDGNVVAEIDKLLYVRKKPPAG
- a CDS encoding recombinase family protein, translated to MAKIERIREVVTGSVDLDYMKQKSEAGWKLVAIEWRREIPGESEHPVIVEEIPYGLRVASDCSRLEEDPRERDVLVQMMELIVQDYSITLVASELNKRGLRTRNGGTWTPVSVFNMLPRLIEVGPNIFSSDDWEQRRERLLKMV
- a CDS encoding lactate utilization protein, with amino-acid sequence MAMSNNPSRELILERIRAGLKAAPAAPATAVASFEQAAPIFRLVEKPLERFQQEAKANLMEVFPAADASASVQCLSRVVQALPQGEIFVQDAPVLRRMVDAARINRPVRWSFQGGPTEASQATVTLADALIAQTGSIFVTAACGGRGASVVAPVHIVFATTGQIVPDLLTALRNAKQQNKLDQNSFACVISGSSRTADIEKILVQGAHGPTRLVVILQSGG
- a CDS encoding iron-sulfur cluster-binding protein, which produces MSGASPANLAEKFLRDAAEKSADLVHREIIRKGMESYDVAHQKGRARFADWEAARARCQEIKREAINNLDKYLLQFEAKVIEHGGKVFWAATSEEACQYVTELAQRHKVKTVVKSKSMVTEEIHLAPALEKVGCTVLETDLGEYIVQLRHEGPYHIVTPAMHLDRKQIGDLFRDKFNEPNLSNDPQELVAAARRQLRKAFFAAEMGISGANFLVADSGCIAVNTNEGNGRLSTGVPRLHVAVTGIEKVIPRLEDLATLWPVLATSGTGQPITTYASLIGGPKRPGEADGPTEFHVVLVDNGRSSLLAHPEEREVLHCIRCGACLNICPVFRHIGGHSYGTPYPGPIGSVLVPQLEGEKFKHLSFASSLCGACTSVCPVKIDLHHHLLHNRRDFTKAGTGKLTDRLKFRMWSAAMRSPALYAMGGWFTRASLRAIYGMGMSGSALDPMRAWNHSRAGVPLPKESFRARWKKGLGDVK
- a CDS encoding amino acid permease — protein: MSLAHATAMVVGIILGASIFIQPSEITRLVPSVRGLLLVWLAAGALTFCGALVCAELSSAFPDTGGVYVFLRRIFHPALGFLWGWGMFWSIHSGIIAAIAVVLARYVGYFFPLSEWGTRGVAMAAILLLSVINYLGVKPGSALQVALTAVKVGAIVILVALLFWFGGPAHQTSVHESSAHEGWADESSAQHNSAQAAASAAGELSTVSFSAYALAIAAGLFAFGGWHMVTYAAGETRDPERTLPRALMAGVAVVTVCYVLLNAAYVYVMPLGDVARSSRVAADATEKVLGAGVGGAIAVLVVISALGGLNGIILAGPRVYYAMAQDGLAFRWMAAVHPQRQTPYLAIAAQAAWSCVLVGTNSYRQLFTRVVYTEWLFFALLACGLFVLRRNSQYNPQFLVRGYPLVPLVFIAASLAIALNQVRANPRDSAIGLGLLVAGLPVYFVWTLLQNNPRDARTNANR
- a CDS encoding cupin domain-containing protein, translated to MRKSSAALLLLLALVVVLVAVQAPSAQAPPAQASAPSVTVVTPDKIAWKPVPAGLPPGAMIAVLSGDPTSDGPFVLRLKMPDGYKIAPHRHPVTETTTVLSGELRIGSGDTWDDSKLQNLPPGSMVSVPPGQSHFATAHGETVIQTQGLGPFKRAYVNAADDPAKK
- a CDS encoding metalloregulator ArsR/SmtB family transcription factor translates to MFSAMGTEPRLRIVRLLLSAHPDGMVVNEIGEELEIPASTLSHHLDKLKNEDLVAVQREGTFLRYTANCAALQELLGFLYAECCTRNKAVEPQKIVCCR
- a CDS encoding amidohydrolase, producing the protein MPIVDFHNHYYPPEYIKALEQGPSAVRITYDQEKNPCLHYPGDYNVAVRGHRDIDYREEVLREQGIDTQVITLTTPGTHIEEPPTAVRLAALVNDCFARVVADKHGRFAALATLPLCNPAASVAELRRAMGQLKFPGAMVFSNVNGVALSDQRFWKLWETANELGAVIHIHPTNPVGVEAMLDYWLMPLVGFLMDTTLAAASLVFSGVPERFPRIRWVLGHLGGAIPYLAERLDRGYEAFAECRKNISRPPSSYLKQFYFDTVNFDPRALELAVSFAGADHILAGSDYPHAIGSIPKMLESLQAMQVPEEDRKKILGGNAKSLLRT
- a CDS encoding arsenite methyltransferase is translated as MSETNIKEVVKEKYGEAARRVIAGAGNSCCGGAASCGDVDPITRDLYDASQTSVLPEQAVKASLGCGNPTALAELRPGETVLDLGSGGGIDVLLSARRVGPTGKAYGLDMTDDMLALARENQKNSGVTNVEFLKGEIEHIPLPDNSVDVIISNCVINLSADKDRVLREAFRVLKPGGRFAVSDVVVRGEMPDQVRKSVLLWVGCVAGALSEHEYTSKLARAGFESVEIEPTRIYRVEDARNFLADKGLDVDAIAQQADGKFMSAFVRAKKPAACCAPGCCS
- a CDS encoding (Fe-S)-binding protein, which produces MARKVSLFVPCFVDQLLPEVAVDTVTVLRRIGCEVSFPPDQTCCGQPGFNSGYWDEARPCAERFLRVFKDAECIVCPSGSCTTMVRVFYPELLAASSHKSDAVAIGKRTFELSEFLVKVAGVTDVGAKFPHTVTYHASCHGLRELNLRDEPLKLLRGVAGLKLVDMARHDECCGFGGTFATKFESISAAMGVSKADNVAATGAEFVTAIDPSCLMHVQGILGKRNDKAKAIHLASILASEGT
- a CDS encoding RidA family protein, with protein sequence MRSAGTEKANLPFSDAVWAGDTLYLSGHIGFDPHTGELPATAEEEATAVMDAFKKTLETAGLQMSDLVFMQIFCPDVSLFGEFNTIYRTYFKDGEYPARAFLGSGPLLFDARFEVQGIAVKS
- a CDS encoding DUF4242 domain-containing protein, with protein sequence MPKYVIEREIPGAGNLTPAELQAISQKSCGVLKNMGPQIQWVESFVTQDKIYCVYIAPDEKSVREHARLGGFPANKVSEVRTIIDPTTAE